One Actinomyces marmotae DNA window includes the following coding sequences:
- the rplC gene encoding 50S ribosomal protein L3: MTTLNKPAAAAPAKALLGTKLGMTQIWDENGVLRPVTVVRVDSNVVTQVRTVETDGYEAVQLAFGEIDERKVTKPLAGHFAKAGVAPRRHVAELRTSIASEFTPGQELGADIFEVGQLVDVTGTSKGKGFAGVMKRHGFKGVSASHGAHRNHRKPGSVGACATPGRIFKGLRMAGRMGHATTTVQNLKVRGIDVEKGYLLVGGAVPGPKGQVVVVRTAVKGA; this comes from the coding sequence ATGACTACGCTTAACAAGCCGGCAGCCGCCGCGCCTGCCAAGGCGCTCCTCGGCACCAAGCTCGGCATGACGCAGATCTGGGACGAGAACGGAGTCCTCCGCCCCGTCACGGTCGTGCGCGTCGACTCCAACGTCGTGACCCAGGTCCGCACGGTCGAGACCGACGGCTACGAGGCCGTCCAGCTCGCCTTCGGCGAGATCGACGAGCGCAAGGTCACCAAGCCCCTCGCCGGCCACTTCGCCAAGGCCGGGGTCGCCCCCCGCCGCCACGTGGCCGAGCTGCGCACCTCCATCGCCTCGGAGTTCACCCCGGGCCAGGAGCTCGGCGCGGACATCTTCGAGGTCGGCCAGCTCGTCGATGTCACCGGCACCTCCAAGGGCAAGGGCTTCGCGGGTGTCATGAAGCGCCACGGCTTCAAGGGCGTCTCCGCCTCCCACGGCGCGCACCGCAACCACCGCAAGCCCGGCTCCGTCGGCGCCTGCGCCACCCCCGGCCGCATTTTCAAGGGCCTGCGCATGGCCGGCCGCATGGGGCACGCCACCACCACCGTCCAGAACCTCAAGGTCCGCGGCATCGACGTCGAGAAGGGCTACCTCCTCGTCGGCGGCGCCGTCCCGGGCCCCAAGGGACAGGTCGTCGTCGTCCGCACGGCCGTGAAGGGAGCCTGA
- the rplN gene encoding 50S ribosomal protein L14, protein MIQQESRLKVADNTGAKEILCIRVLGGSGRRYAGIGDTIVATVKDAVPGGSVKKGDVVKAVVVRARKERRRPDGSYIRFDENAAVILKNNDGEPRGTRIFGPVGRELREKKFMRIVSLAMEVI, encoded by the coding sequence ATGATCCAGCAGGAGTCGCGACTGAAGGTCGCCGACAACACCGGTGCCAAGGAGATCCTGTGCATCCGTGTGCTCGGCGGCTCGGGTCGGCGCTATGCGGGCATCGGCGACACGATCGTCGCCACTGTCAAGGACGCGGTCCCGGGCGGCAGCGTCAAGAAGGGCGACGTCGTCAAGGCGGTCGTCGTCCGCGCCCGCAAGGAGCGCCGTCGTCCGGACGGCTCGTACATCCGCTTCGATGAGAACGCGGCCGTCATCCTCAAGAACAACGATGGGGAGCCGCGCGGCACGCGCATCTTCGGCCCCGTCGGCCGTGAGCTTCGCGAGAAGAAGTTCATGCGCATCGTCTCGCTCGCCATGGAGGTGATCTGA
- the rplD gene encoding 50S ribosomal protein L4 — protein MAENQTLTVAIVDSKGAKKGTAELPAEIFDVDLNIPLMHQVVVAQLAAARQGTHATKTRGMVRGGGKKPYRQKGTGRARQGSTRAPQFAGGGTVHGPQPRDYTQRTPKKMKAAALRSALSDRARNGRVHVITEFVTTETPSTKSALGALRNLTDRKALVVVTREDDLSRLSLRNAPEAHVLWADQLNTYDVLVNDDVVFTSAALDSFLGKGEEESK, from the coding sequence ATGGCTGAGAACCAGACCCTCACCGTCGCGATCGTCGACTCCAAGGGCGCCAAGAAGGGCACCGCCGAGCTCCCCGCGGAGATCTTCGACGTCGACCTCAACATCCCGCTCATGCACCAGGTCGTCGTGGCCCAGCTCGCCGCGGCCCGCCAGGGCACCCACGCCACCAAGACCCGCGGCATGGTCCGCGGCGGTGGCAAGAAGCCCTACCGCCAGAAGGGCACCGGCCGCGCCCGCCAGGGCTCCACCCGCGCCCCTCAGTTCGCCGGCGGTGGCACCGTCCACGGTCCGCAGCCGCGCGACTACACCCAGCGCACGCCCAAGAAGATGAAGGCCGCCGCCCTCCGCTCGGCCCTGTCGGACCGCGCCCGCAACGGCCGCGTCCACGTCATCACCGAGTTCGTCACCACCGAGACGCCCTCCACCAAGTCGGCCCTCGGCGCGCTGCGCAACCTGACGGACCGCAAGGCCCTCGTCGTCGTCACTCGCGAGGACGACCTGAGCCGCCTGAGCCTGCGCAACGCCCCCGAGGCGCACGTCCTGTGGGCCGACCAGCTCAACACCTACGACGTCCTGGTCAACGACGACGTCGTCTTCACTTCCGCTGCCCTGGACTCGTTCCTGGGCAAGGGCGAGGAGGAGTCCAAGTGA
- the rplV gene encoding 50S ribosomal protein L22, whose product MEAKAQAKYVRCTPMKARRVVDVVRGKRAVEAVNVLRFAPQAAAVPVRKVIESAIANARFKAEAAGERFDENDLFITEVFADEGPTLKRFRPRAQGRASRILKRTSHITVYVGDRADTARKEGAR is encoded by the coding sequence ATGGAAGCTAAGGCGCAGGCCAAGTACGTGCGCTGCACGCCGATGAAGGCTCGCCGCGTCGTGGACGTCGTCCGCGGCAAGCGCGCCGTCGAGGCCGTCAACGTGCTCCGTTTCGCCCCGCAGGCCGCTGCCGTGCCGGTGCGCAAGGTCATCGAGTCCGCGATCGCCAACGCCCGGTTCAAGGCCGAGGCCGCGGGGGAGCGGTTCGACGAGAACGATCTGTTCATCACCGAGGTGTTCGCCGACGAGGGCCCGACCCTCAAGCGGTTCCGCCCGCGGGCCCAGGGCCGCGCGAGCCGGATCCTCAAGCGCACCAGCCACATCACCGTTTACGTCGGCGACCGCGCCGACACCGCACGCAAGGAAGGAGCCCGGTAA
- the rpsQ gene encoding 30S ribosomal protein S17: MSEQTTSTEAAPERNQRKVRRGYVVSDKMDKTIVVLVEERYKHSLYGKVIRRSKKVKAHDENNTAAVGDLVSIMETRPLSATKHWRLVEIIEKAK; the protein is encoded by the coding sequence GTGAGCGAGCAGACCACCAGTACCGAGGCCGCCCCCGAGCGCAACCAGCGCAAGGTCCGCCGCGGCTACGTCGTCTCCGACAAGATGGACAAGACCATCGTCGTCCTCGTTGAGGAGCGCTACAAGCACTCCCTGTACGGCAAGGTCATCCGTCGGTCCAAGAAGGTCAAGGCCCACGACGAGAACAACACGGCCGCCGTCGGCGACCTCGTCTCGATCATGGAGACCCGTCCGCTGAGCGCCACCAAGCACTGGCGCCTCGTGGAGATCATCGAGAAGGCCAAGTGA
- a CDS encoding class C sortase produces MSSTTGTADAARDTHSPGGPDRLGGADAPGSAPTAPGAPATRSSKRRWRLRIINLIPAVLALVGLALFSYPSVASWISQYNQSKVVANYEEQVDNAKPAADEQLSQAHSYNDALSSGAVLEANTNLPTGAGEHPDESPDYNKILSANAVGLMGRLRIPTIDLDLPIYHGTSDQVLLAGLGHLQGTSLPVGGKGTRSVITGHRGLANATMFNNLDRVGVGDTFTLEVFGEVLSYQVIETKVVAPEETESLRADPDRDLVTLVTCTPLGINTHRILVTAERITPTPAGDLAAAGAKPEVPGFPWWAVWITCGVIAVGLYLWRTGYSPKAAAANGGGDDNGPRPGAKAPDDGDDPDGAAARGETTAAEGYWTGPRISATMAGALSTASTAGAASIASTASAPAGSTASTAAVGTADTSGGAGEDAGATPAQIGVHSAISLRNAVTPEDPDPGPPPGQDRGWSALSPEEIRWAPLAPNHAGASRGAIAPPQRAPQLTIR; encoded by the coding sequence ATGAGCAGCACCACTGGCACAGCTGACGCCGCACGCGACACCCACAGCCCCGGCGGCCCCGATCGCCTTGGCGGCGCGGACGCCCCCGGCAGCGCGCCCACCGCCCCGGGCGCCCCCGCCACACGCTCATCCAAGCGCCGCTGGCGGCTCCGCATCATCAACCTCATCCCCGCCGTCCTCGCCCTGGTCGGACTCGCGCTCTTCTCCTACCCCAGCGTCGCCTCCTGGATCAGTCAGTACAACCAGTCCAAAGTCGTCGCCAACTACGAGGAGCAAGTCGATAACGCTAAGCCCGCCGCCGACGAGCAACTCTCCCAGGCCCACTCCTACAACGACGCCCTGTCCTCTGGCGCCGTCCTGGAGGCCAACACCAACCTGCCCACCGGCGCCGGCGAGCACCCCGACGAGTCCCCGGACTACAACAAGATCCTCTCCGCCAACGCCGTCGGCCTCATGGGGCGCCTGCGCATCCCCACCATCGACCTCGACCTCCCCATCTACCACGGCACCTCCGACCAGGTCCTCCTCGCCGGCCTCGGCCACCTCCAGGGCACATCCCTGCCCGTCGGCGGCAAGGGCACGCGCTCCGTCATCACCGGCCACCGCGGCCTCGCCAACGCCACCATGTTCAACAACCTCGACCGCGTGGGAGTCGGGGACACCTTCACCCTTGAGGTCTTCGGCGAGGTCCTCAGCTACCAGGTGATCGAGACCAAGGTCGTCGCCCCCGAGGAGACGGAGTCCCTGCGGGCCGACCCCGACCGCGACCTCGTCACGCTCGTCACCTGCACGCCTCTGGGAATCAACACTCACCGCATCCTCGTCACCGCCGAGCGCATCACCCCCACCCCCGCCGGAGACCTCGCCGCCGCTGGCGCCAAGCCCGAGGTCCCCGGCTTCCCCTGGTGGGCGGTCTGGATCACCTGCGGCGTCATCGCCGTCGGCCTCTACCTGTGGCGCACCGGCTACTCGCCCAAGGCCGCAGCCGCCAACGGCGGTGGCGACGACAATGGCCCCCGCCCCGGCGCGAAGGCCCCCGACGACGGGGATGACCCGGACGGCGCAGCGGCGCGTGGCGAGACGACCGCCGCCGAGGGCTACTGGACCGGCCCCCGGATAAGCGCGACCATGGCGGGCGCACTCAGCACCGCCAGCACAGCCGGCGCAGCCAGCATTGCCAGCACAGCCTCTGCTCCCGCTGGCAGCACTGCCAGCACTGCCGCCGTCGGCACCGCCGATACCAGTGGCGGCGCGGGCGAGGATGCCGGAGCGACGCCCGCGCAGATCGGCGTCCACAGCGCGATCTCCCTGCGCAACGCCGTCACGCCCGAGGACCCCGATCCCGGACCGCCTCCCGGCCAGGACAGGGGCTGGTCGGCGCTCTCGCCCGAGGAGATCCGCTGGGCGCCCCTGGCCCCGAATCACGCCGGCGCATCGAGGGGTGCCATCGCGCCGCCGCAGCGCGCCCCTCAACTCACGATTCGGTGA
- the rplR gene encoding 50S ribosomal protein L18, which produces MAYSIKRGKSKAIARKIRHQRVRKHVNGTPERPRLVVTRSNRHMVAQVIDDTIGHTLCSASTLEEACKGVEGHKVGAARKVGELVAERAKALGIEAVVFDRGGNKYHGRVAAVADGAREGGLAL; this is translated from the coding sequence ATGGCTTACTCGATCAAGAGGGGCAAGTCCAAGGCGATCGCCCGCAAGATCCGCCACCAGCGCGTGCGCAAGCACGTCAATGGCACGCCCGAGCGGCCGCGCCTCGTCGTCACCCGCTCCAACCGCCACATGGTCGCCCAGGTCATCGACGACACCATCGGCCACACCCTGTGCTCCGCCTCGACCCTCGAGGAGGCCTGCAAGGGCGTCGAGGGCCACAAGGTCGGGGCCGCCCGCAAGGTCGGCGAGCTCGTTGCCGAGCGTGCCAAGGCCCTGGGCATCGAGGCGGTCGTCTTCGACCGCGGTGGAAACAAGTACCACGGCCGCGTCGCCGCCGTCGCTGACGGCGCCCGCGAGGGCGGCCTGGCGCTCTGA
- the rplE gene encoding 50S ribosomal protein L5: MSDKITPRLKTKYAEEVLPALREEFKHSNVMEIGRISKVVVNMGVGEAAHDSKMIEGAVRDLAAITGQKPQITKARKSIAQFKLREGQPIGAHATLRGDRMWEFLDRLISISLPRIRDFRGMSPKQFDGNGNYTFGLTEQAVFHEIDQDSIDRVRGMDITIVTTAKTDEEARSLLARLGFPFKEK, encoded by the coding sequence ATGAGCGACAAGATCACCCCCCGTCTCAAGACCAAGTACGCCGAGGAGGTGCTCCCCGCCCTCCGCGAGGAGTTCAAGCACTCCAATGTCATGGAGATCGGCCGCATCTCCAAGGTCGTCGTCAACATGGGTGTGGGCGAGGCCGCTCACGACTCCAAGATGATCGAGGGCGCCGTTCGCGACCTGGCCGCCATCACCGGCCAGAAGCCCCAGATCACGAAGGCCCGCAAGTCCATCGCGCAGTTCAAGCTGCGCGAGGGCCAGCCGATCGGCGCGCACGCCACGCTGCGCGGCGACCGCATGTGGGAGTTCCTCGACCGCCTCATCTCGATCTCGCTGCCCAGGATCCGCGACTTCCGCGGGATGAGCCCCAAGCAGTTCGATGGCAACGGCAACTACACCTTCGGTCTCACGGAGCAGGCTGTGTTCCACGAGATCGACCAGGACTCGATCGACCGCGTCCGTGGCATGGACATCACCATCGTGACCACGGCCAAGACCGATGAGGAGGCCCGCTCGCTGCTCGCGCGGCTCGGCTTCCCCTTCAAGGAGAAGTGA
- the rplB gene encoding 50S ribosomal protein L2 — MGIRKYKPTTPGRRGSSVADFVEITRSEPEKSLVRPLHKTGGRNNNGRVTARHKGGGHKRAYRVIDFRRHDKDGVPAKVAHIEYDPNRTARIALLHYRDGEKRYIIAPNKLSQGDIVEAGPNADIKPGNNLALRNIPTGTVVHAVELRPGGGAKIARSAGTSVQLVAKEGKYATLRMPSGEIRMVEVACRATVGEVGNAEQSNINWGKAGRMRWKGVRPTVRGVVMNPVDHPHGGGEGRTSGGRHPVSPWGKPEGRTRRPNKSSDRLIVRRRRTGKKR, encoded by the coding sequence ATGGGAATCCGTAAGTACAAGCCGACGACGCCGGGTCGCCGCGGCTCCTCCGTGGCCGACTTCGTCGAGATCACGCGCAGCGAGCCCGAGAAGTCCCTCGTTCGCCCGCTCCACAAGACCGGTGGTCGCAACAACAACGGCCGCGTCACCGCCCGCCACAAGGGCGGCGGCCACAAGCGCGCCTACCGCGTGATCGACTTCCGTCGTCACGACAAGGACGGCGTGCCCGCCAAGGTCGCTCACATCGAGTACGACCCCAACCGCACCGCGCGCATCGCCCTCCTGCACTACCGCGACGGCGAGAAGCGCTACATCATCGCCCCGAACAAGCTCTCCCAGGGCGACATCGTCGAGGCCGGTCCGAACGCGGACATCAAGCCCGGCAACAACCTCGCGCTGCGCAACATCCCCACCGGTACCGTTGTGCACGCCGTGGAGCTGCGCCCCGGCGGCGGCGCGAAGATCGCCCGCTCCGCCGGCACCTCCGTCCAGCTCGTCGCCAAGGAGGGCAAGTACGCCACGCTGCGCATGCCCTCCGGTGAGATCCGGATGGTCGAGGTCGCCTGCCGCGCCACGGTCGGCGAGGTCGGCAACGCCGAGCAGTCCAACATCAACTGGGGCAAGGCAGGCCGCATGCGCTGGAAGGGCGTCCGCCCGACCGTCCGCGGTGTCGTCATGAACCCGGTGGACCACCCGCACGGTGGTGGTGAGGGCCGCACCTCCGGTGGTCGCCACCCCGTCTCTCCGTGGGGCAAGCCCGAGGGCCGTACCCGTCGTCCCAACAAGTCCAGCGACCGCCTCATCGTGCGTCGTCGTCGGACCGGCAAGAAGCGCTGA
- the rplX gene encoding 50S ribosomal protein L24, with the protein MARIKKGDQVIVIAGKDKGKTGRVLEVIKDTDRVVVEGVQRVTKHVKVGQSAQGARTGGIETVEAPIHISNVMPIDPQTKKRTRVGFRVEEGVRPNGRKRTVRVRYAKASGKDL; encoded by the coding sequence ATGGCACGCATCAAGAAGGGCGACCAGGTCATCGTCATCGCGGGCAAGGACAAGGGCAAGACCGGCCGCGTCCTGGAAGTGATCAAGGACACCGATCGCGTCGTCGTCGAGGGCGTCCAGCGCGTCACCAAGCACGTCAAGGTCGGGCAGTCCGCTCAGGGCGCCCGCACCGGCGGCATCGAGACCGTCGAGGCCCCGATCCACATCTCGAACGTGATGCCGATCGACCCCCAGACCAAGAAGCGCACCCGCGTCGGCTTCCGCGTTGAGGAGGGCGTGCGGCCCAACGGCCGCAAGCGCACCGTTCGCGTCCGCTACGCCAAGGCGAGCGGGAAGGACCTCTGA
- the rpmC gene encoding 50S ribosomal protein L29 — translation MAIGSQGLTPADLDGMDNERLAEELTKAKAELFNLRFASATGQLEDHGRLKAVRRDIARIYTIVRERELGIRTAPSSQESK, via the coding sequence ATGGCTATCGGATCCCAGGGGCTGACCCCCGCCGACCTCGACGGCATGGACAACGAGCGCCTCGCCGAGGAGCTCACCAAGGCGAAGGCCGAGCTGTTCAACCTCCGGTTCGCTTCGGCGACCGGCCAGCTCGAGGACCACGGCCGGCTCAAGGCGGTGCGTCGCGACATCGCCCGTATCTACACCATCGTGCGCGAGCGTGAGCTCGGCATCCGTACCGCTCCGAGCAGCCAGGAGTCCAAGTGA
- the rplF gene encoding 50S ribosomal protein L6 → MSRIGRLPVPVPAGVDVTINGNEVTVKGPKGTLSRVISAPLSVTKQDDGTILVTRPNDERRSRSLHGLSRTLINNMVIGVTEGFVKNLEIVGTGYRVAAKGSAIELFLGFSHTVVVEPPEGITFTVDGNLKLAVSGISKEQVGEVAANIRKIRPPEPYKGKGVRYAGENVRRKVGKAGK, encoded by the coding sequence ATGTCGCGTATTGGACGACTCCCCGTTCCGGTTCCCGCCGGAGTGGACGTCACGATTAACGGCAACGAGGTGACCGTCAAGGGCCCCAAGGGCACCCTGAGCCGCGTCATCTCCGCGCCCCTGAGCGTGACCAAGCAGGATGACGGCACGATCCTCGTGACCCGTCCCAACGACGAGCGCCGCTCGCGCTCGCTCCACGGCCTGTCCCGCACGCTCATCAACAACATGGTCATCGGCGTCACCGAGGGCTTTGTCAAGAACCTTGAGATCGTCGGGACCGGTTACCGCGTCGCCGCCAAGGGCTCGGCCATCGAGCTTTTCCTCGGCTTCTCGCACACCGTCGTCGTCGAGCCCCCCGAGGGCATCACCTTCACGGTGGACGGAAACCTGAAGCTCGCCGTCTCCGGCATCTCCAAGGAGCAGGTCGGCGAGGTCGCCGCGAACATCCGCAAGATCCGCCCGCCGGAGCCCTACAAGGGCAAGGGCGTGCGCTACGCCGGCGAGAACGTGCGCCGCAAGGTCGGAAAGGCTGGTAAGTGA
- the rpsJ gene encoding 30S ribosomal protein S10, producing the protein MAGQKIRIRLKSYDHEVIDSSARKIVDVVTRAGATVVGPVPLPTEKNVFCVIRSPHKYKDSREHFEMRTHKRLIDIIDPTPKAVDSLMRLDLPADVNIEIKL; encoded by the coding sequence ATGGCGGGACAGAAGATCCGCATCCGGCTCAAGTCCTACGACCACGAGGTCATCGACTCCTCGGCGCGCAAGATCGTCGACGTCGTGACCCGCGCTGGCGCGACGGTCGTGGGCCCGGTGCCGCTGCCGACCGAGAAGAACGTGTTCTGCGTCATCCGGTCGCCCCACAAGTACAAGGACAGCCGCGAGCACTTCGAGATGCGCACGCACAAGCGGCTGATCGACATCATCGACCCGACGCCGAAGGCCGTTGACTCGCTCATGCGCCTCGACCTCCCGGCCGATGTCAACATCGAGATCAAGCTCTGA
- the rpsC gene encoding 30S ribosomal protein S3, giving the protein MGQKVNPTGFRLGITTDHRSRWFADSTKPGQRYRDFVEEDVKIRRLMADGMERAGISKVDIERTRDRVRVDLHTARPGIVIGRRGAEAERLRGSLEKLTGKQVQLNILEVKSPDLDAQLVAQGIAEQLASRVSFRRAMRKGMQSALRAGAKGIRVQCSGRLGGAEMSRSEFYREGRVPLHTLRANIDYGFYEAKTTFGRLGVKVWIYKGDLTEREFARQQAESAPRGRGGRSGDRRGARRGERGARQGGEQQVEQAPATEKAAATQGTEA; this is encoded by the coding sequence ATGGGGCAGAAGGTCAACCCGACCGGGTTCCGCCTGGGCATCACCACGGACCACCGTTCGCGCTGGTTCGCGGACTCGACGAAGCCCGGTCAGCGCTACCGCGACTTCGTTGAGGAGGACGTCAAGATTCGCCGCCTCATGGCCGATGGCATGGAGCGGGCCGGCATCTCCAAGGTCGACATCGAGCGCACGCGCGACCGCGTCCGCGTCGACCTGCACACGGCGCGCCCGGGCATCGTCATCGGTCGCCGCGGCGCCGAGGCCGAGCGCCTGCGCGGCTCGCTGGAGAAGCTCACCGGCAAGCAGGTCCAGCTCAACATCCTTGAGGTCAAGAGCCCCGACCTGGACGCACAGCTCGTCGCCCAGGGCATCGCCGAGCAGCTCGCCAGCCGCGTGTCCTTCCGCCGCGCGATGCGCAAGGGCATGCAGTCCGCCCTGCGCGCCGGCGCCAAGGGCATCCGCGTCCAGTGCTCCGGCCGTCTCGGCGGTGCGGAGATGAGCCGCTCCGAGTTCTACCGCGAGGGCCGCGTGCCGCTGCACACCCTGCGCGCGAACATCGACTACGGCTTCTACGAGGCCAAGACCACCTTCGGCCGTCTCGGCGTCAAGGTGTGGATCTACAAGGGCGACCTCACCGAGCGTGAGTTCGCCCGCCAGCAGGCCGAGTCCGCCCCGCGCGGCCGTGGGGGGCGCTCCGGCGACCGCCGCGGCGCGCGACGCGGCGAGCGCGGCGCGCGTCAGGGCGGCGAGCAGCAGGTCGAGCAGGCGCCGGCCACCGAGAAAGCTGCCGCCACGCAGGGAACGGAGGCCTGA
- the rpsH gene encoding 30S ribosomal protein S8 — protein MTMTDPIADMLTRLRNANSAYHDTVSMPSSKLKVNIAAMLKTEGYIADYEVTDAEVGKTLTLSLKYGANRQRAIQGLKRISKPGLRVYAKSTNLPKVLGGLGVAILSTSSGLLTDRQAENKGVGGEVLAYVW, from the coding sequence ATGACTATGACAGACCCGATCGCAGACATGCTGACCCGTCTGCGCAATGCAAACAGCGCCTACCACGACACCGTCTCGATGCCGTCGAGCAAGCTCAAGGTCAACATCGCCGCGATGCTGAAGACCGAGGGCTACATCGCCGACTACGAGGTCACGGACGCCGAGGTCGGCAAGACGCTCACGCTGAGCCTCAAGTACGGAGCCAACCGCCAGCGGGCCATCCAGGGCCTCAAGCGGATCTCCAAGCCCGGCCTGCGCGTCTACGCGAAGTCCACGAACCTGCCCAAGGTCCTCGGCGGCCTGGGGGTGGCCATCCTGTCCACCTCCTCCGGCCTCCTGACCGACCGCCAGGCTGAGAACAAGGGCGTCGGCGGGGAAGTCCTCGCCTACGTCTGGTGA
- a CDS encoding type Z 30S ribosomal protein S14, which yields MAKTALIQKANRKPKFGVRAYTRCQRCGRPHSVYRKFGLCRICLREMALGGELPGVSKSSW from the coding sequence ATGGCGAAGACCGCTCTCATCCAGAAGGCGAACCGGAAGCCGAAGTTCGGTGTTCGTGCCTACACGCGCTGCCAGCGCTGCGGCCGCCCGCACTCGGTGTACCGCAAGTTCGGCCTGTGCCGTATCTGCCTGCGGGAGATGGCCCTTGGTGGCGAACTCCCCGGCGTGAGCAAGTCCAGCTGGTAA
- the rplP gene encoding 50S ribosomal protein L16, whose translation MLIPRRTKFRKQHRPHRSGMSKGGNQLAFGDFGIQALEPAYITNRQIEAARIAMTRHIKRGGKVWINIFPDRPLTKKPAETRMGSGKGAPEWWIANVKPGRIMFELGGVPEELAREAMRRAMHKLPMKTRFVTREGGDV comes from the coding sequence GTGCTCATCCCCCGCCGGACCAAGTTCCGCAAGCAGCACCGCCCGCACCGCTCGGGCATGTCCAAGGGCGGCAACCAGCTCGCCTTCGGTGATTTCGGTATCCAGGCCCTTGAGCCCGCCTACATCACCAACCGCCAGATCGAGGCGGCCCGTATCGCCATGACCCGCCACATCAAGCGTGGCGGCAAGGTGTGGATCAACATCTTCCCGGACCGCCCGCTGACCAAGAAGCCCGCCGAGACCCGCATGGGCTCCGGTAAGGGCGCCCCGGAGTGGTGGATCGCCAACGTCAAGCCCGGCCGCATCATGTTCGAGCTCGGGGGCGTCCCCGAGGAGCTCGCCCGTGAGGCCATGCGCCGCGCGATGCACAAGCTCCCGATGAAGACCCGTTTCGTGACTCGTGAGGGTGGTGACGTCTGA
- the rpsS gene encoding 30S ribosomal protein S19, translated as MPRSLKKGPFVDDHLQKKVDAQNEKGTKNVIKTWSRRSVITPDFLGHTFAVHDGRKHVPVFITESMVGHKLGEFAPTRTFRGHVKDDRKSRR; from the coding sequence ATGCCGCGCAGTCTGAAGAAGGGTCCCTTCGTCGACGACCACCTGCAGAAGAAGGTGGACGCCCAGAACGAGAAGGGCACCAAGAACGTCATCAAGACCTGGTCCCGTCGTTCGGTCATCACGCCGGACTTCCTCGGACACACTTTCGCCGTCCACGACGGCCGGAAGCACGTCCCGGTCTTCATCACCGAGTCCATGGTGGGCCACAAGCTCGGCGAGTTCGCCCCGACCCGCACCTTCCGCGGGCACGTCAAGGACGACCGCAAGTCGCGCCGCTGA
- the rplW gene encoding 50S ribosomal protein L23: MSLEKSKNPRDIIIAPVVSEKSYACMDRGQYTFLVAPNSNKTEIKMAIESIFNVKVDSVNTANRKGKTHRTRTGLGKSKDTKRAIVTLREGSIDIFGDVAN; the protein is encoded by the coding sequence GTGAGCCTTGAGAAGTCCAAGAACCCCCGCGACATCATCATCGCGCCGGTCGTCTCCGAGAAGTCCTACGCCTGCATGGACCGTGGCCAGTACACGTTCCTCGTGGCGCCGAACTCCAACAAGACCGAGATCAAGATGGCCATCGAGTCCATCTTCAACGTCAAGGTCGACTCGGTGAACACGGCCAACCGCAAGGGCAAGACTCACCGCACCCGCACCGGGCTCGGTAAGTCCAAGGACACCAAGCGCGCGATCGTCACGCTGCGCGAGGGCAGCATCGACATCTTCGGCGACGTGGCGAACTGA